The following coding sequences are from one Candidatus Auribacterota bacterium window:
- a CDS encoding transposase: VVERTLSWLNRYRKLLVRFEKTKASHEALLELACALIVFRRVIVIYG; encoded by the coding sequence GGTGGTCGAACGGACTCTGTCATGGTTGAATCGCTATCGAAAACTGCTGGTTCGATTCGAGAAGACCAAGGCAAGTCACGAGGCTTTATTAGAGTTGGCATGTGCATTGATTGTTTTTAGACGGGTTATTGTTATTTACGGATAA